The following are encoded together in the Lathyrus oleraceus cultivar Zhongwan6 chromosome 3, CAAS_Psat_ZW6_1.0, whole genome shotgun sequence genome:
- the LOC127132029 gene encoding exportin-T isoform X1 has protein sequence MDDLEKGILIMFDESGAIDHELKKKAKTYCSDIKEKPSVCRLCIEKLCCSNLVQVQFWCLQTLHELIQTRYSTITPDEKNVIRGTVFSIVCLEDKNPTRVLDGPAFIKNKLAQVLIALIYFEYPLIWSSVFLDFLPHLRKGNLVIDMFCRVLNALDDELISLDYPRTPEELTVACRVKDAIRQQCVSDVVRAWYDIISMYRNSDQELCAVVLDSMRRYISWIDIGLIYNDVFVPLLFDLILVGAPSDQLQGSAIRCLLAVVSKRMEPQSKLSLLQSLQISRVFRLVTEDGNADLVPDIAALLSGYAVEALDCFKRITSEEAKGISMELLNEVLPSVFYIMKNFEVDATFNIVQFLSGYVSTLKSLTPLSEKHILHVGQILEVILGLIRYDPEYRNNLDVMDKIGREEEDRMSEYRKDLFVLLRTVGRVAPNVTQLFIRNSLASAISRSSDSNVEEVEGALSLLYALGESLSEEAIRTGSGLLSELLLMLLSTKFPCHSNRLVALVYLETVTRYVKFIQDNTQCIPIVLSPFLDERGIHHPNISVSRRASYLFMRVVKLLKVKLVPFIAVILQSLPDTVARFTTTNYTTEELSGSEDGSHIFEAIGLLIGMEDVPPEKQSDYLSSLLSPLCQQVEALLRNAELLSYEETNARIAVIQQIIMAINSLSKGFSERLVTASRPAIGNMFKQTLDVLLHVLVIFPRVELLQNKVTSFIHRMVDTLGASVIPYLPKALEKLLAETEPKQMSGFLLLLNQLICKFNVLVRDILEEIFPSVADRIFSVIPREGLPSGLDTVTEEIRELQELQRTLYTFLHVITTHDLSTVFISPKCKVYLDPVMQLLFYSSCNHKDFLIRKACVQIFIRLTKDWCAQPYEEKVPGFRSFVIETFATNCCLYSVLDRSFDFRDANTLVLFGEIVVAQKVMYDKFGDDFLIHFISKGFSVAHCPPGLAEQYCQKLQGSDIKALKSFYQSLIENLRLQQNGSLVFR, from the exons ATGGATGACTTGGAGAAAGGAATTCTTATCATGTTTGATGAATCGGGAGCCATAGATCATGAATTGAAGAAAAAAGCTAAAACTTATTGCAGCGATATCAAGGAGAAACCATCGGTTTGTAGATTATGCATTGAAAAATTATGCTGTTCAAATCTTGTTCAAGTCCAATTCTGGTGCCTACAGACTTTGCATGAACTCATTCAGACACGATACTCAACAATAACCCCCGATGAGAAGAACGTCATCAGGGGTACTGTGTTTTCAATTGTCTGTCTCGAAGACAAGAACCCTACTAGGGTTTTAGATGGCCCTGCATTTATAAAAAATAAGCTTGCACAGGTTTTGATAGCTTTAATTTACTTCGAGTACCCCTTGATTTGGTCatctgtttttcttgattttttaCCCCATCTGCGCAAGGGGAACTTGGTCATAGACATGTTCTGTAGAGTTTTGAATGCTCTTGATGATGAATTAATTAGTCTCGACTACCCTAGAACCCCCGAGGAGTTGACCGTTGCTTGTAGGGTTAAAGATGCAATCAGGCAGCAGTGTGTATCCGATGTAGTGAGAGCTTGGTATGACATTATTTCTATGTACCGTAATTCTGATCAAGAGCTATGTGCCGTTGTTTTAGATTCCATGAGAAGGTATATTTCTTGGATTGACATCGGGTTGATCTACAATGATGTTTTTGTCCCTTTgttatttgatttgattttggTTGGTGCCCCATCTGATCAGCTCCAAGGTTCTGCAATCAGATGTTTGTTAGCGGTAGTTTCTAAGCGAATGGAGCCCCAATCAAAACTGTCGTTGTTGCAAAGCCTTCAAATTAGTCGTGTGTTTAGGTTGGTGACCGAGGATGGCAATGCTGACCTGGTTCCTGACATAGCTGCATTGCTTTCTGGGTATGCTGTGGAGGCCTTGGATTGCTTTAAACGTATAACTTCTGAGGAAGCTAAAGGAATTTCCATGGAGCTTTTGAATGAAGTTCTACCATCTGTTTTCTATATAATGAAGAATTTTGAGGTTGATGCTACGTTTAATATCGTTCAGTTTCTATCCGGTTATGTTTCTACGTTGAAGAGCCTTACTCCTTTGAGCGAGAAGCATATACTTCATGTGGGGCAGATATTGGAAGTAATCCTTGGTCTTATCCGTTATGACCCTGAATACCGTAACAATCTCGATGTGATGGACAAAATTGGACGAGAGGAGGAAGATAGGATGTCAGAGTACAGAAAGGATTTGTTTGTTCTACTTCGTACTGTGGGCCGAGTTGCCCCTAATGTAACTCAGTTGTTTATCAGAAATTCGTTAGCAAGTGCCATTTCAAGATCATCAGATAGCAATGTGGAGGAGGTGGAAGGGGCACTTTCTCTTCTGTATGCACTTGGAGAATCCTTGAGTGAGGAAGCCATAAGGACTGGGAGTGGATTGTTGAGTGAGCTGTTGCTTATGCTTCTATCAACAAAGTTTCCTTGTCATTCCAATAGGCTAGTTGCTCTTGTTTACTTGGAGACAGTGACAAGATATGTTAAGTTTATTCAGGACAATACTCAATGCATTCCTATTGTTTTGTCTCCCTTTCTTGATGAAAGGGGCATACATCATCCAAATATTAGTGTAAGCCGCAGGGCCAGTTATTTGTTTATGAGGGTTGTGAAATTGCTGAAGGTGAAGTTGGTGCCTTTCATTGCGGTGATTTTGCAG AGCCTACCTGATACAGTTGCGCGGTTCACTACTACGAATTATACAACAGAAGAGCTATCAGGGTCAGAAGATGGTAGCCACATTTTTGAG GCAATTGGGTTATTGATTGGAATGGAAGATGTCCCACCTGAAAAACAATCTGATTATCTATCTTCTTTGCTCAGTCCTCTATGTCAGCAG GTTGAGGCACTGCTGAGAAATGCTGAATTGTTAAGTTATGAGGAGACTAATGCCAGAATTGCTGTAATCCAGCAAATTATCATGGCAATTAATTCTCTCAGCAAG GGCTTCAGCGAGCGTCTTGTAACCGCTAGTCGCCCCGCAATTGGAAACATGTTTAAGCAG ACATTAGATGTACTTCTCCATGTTCTTGTTATATTTCCACGAGTAGAGCTTCTGCAAAACAAG GTCACATCATTTATACACCGCATGGTGGATACACTAGGAGCATCTGTCATTCCTTACCTTCCAAAGGCACTTGAGAAGTTACTTGCAGAAACTGAG CCAAAGCAAATGTCTGGTTTTCTTTTGTTGCTCAATCAACTCATCTGCAAGTTCAATGTTTTGGTGCGTGACATTTTGGAGGAAATATTTCCATCTGTCGCTGATCGAATATTTAGTGTTATTCCAAGAGAGGGATTGCCTTCAGGTCTGGATACAGTCACTGAG GAAATTCGTGAATTGCAAGAACTTCAACGAACATTGTATACATTTCTTCATGTGATTACTACACATGATCTGTCAACTGTATTTATTTCCCCAAAATGTAAAGTATACCTGGATCCAGTGATGCAATTGCTTTTTTACTCCTCGTGTAATCATAAGGATTTTCTTATAAGAAAG GCATGTGTGCAGATTTTTATTAGATTAACTAAAGATTGGTGTGCCCAGCCATATGAAGAAAAG GTTCCTGGTTTCCGGAGTTTTGTGATCGAAACGTTTGCTACAAACTGCTGTTTGTACAGTGTGCTGGACAGATCTTTTGATTTCCGTGATGCAAATACT CTTGTTTTGTTTGGAGAAATTGTGGTCGCACAGAAGGTCATGTACGACAAATTCGGGGATGATTTTCTCATTCATTTTATATCAAAAGGATTTTCTGTTGCCCATTGCCCACCAGGTCTGGCTGAACAGTATTGTCAAAAGTTGCAG
- the LOC127132029 gene encoding exportin-T isoform X2, producing MDDLEKGILIMFDESGAIDHELKKKAKTYCSDIKEKPSVCRLCIEKLCCSNLVQVQFWCLQTLHELIQTRYSTITPDEKNVIRGTVFSIVCLEDKNPTRVLDGPAFIKNKLAQVLIALIYFEYPLIWSSVFLDFLPHLRKGNLVIDMFCRVLNALDDELISLDYPRTPEELTVACRVKDAIRQQCVSDVVRAWYDIISMYRNSDQELCAVVLDSMRRYISWIDIGLIYNDVFVPLLFDLILVGAPSDQLQGSAIRCLLAVVSKRMEPQSKLSLLQSLQISRVFRLVTEDGNADLVPDIAALLSGYAVEALDCFKRITSEEAKGISMELLNEVLPSVFYIMKNFEVDATFNIVQFLSGYVSTLKSLTPLSEKHILHVGQILEVILGLIRYDPEYRNNLDVMDKIGREEEDRMSEYRKDLFVLLRTVGRVAPNVTQLFIRNSLASAISRSSDSNVEEVEGALSLLYALGESLSEEAIRTGSGLLSELLLMLLSTKFPCHSNRLVALVYLETVTRYVKFIQDNTQCIPIVLSPFLDERGIHHPNISVSRRASYLFMRVVKLLKVKLVPFIAVILQSLPDTVARFTTTNYTTEELSGSEDGSHIFEAIGLLIGMEDVPPEKQSDYLSSLLSPLCQQVEALLRNAELLSYEETNARIAVIQQIIMAINSLSKGFSERLVTASRPAIGNMFKQTLDVLLHVLVIFPRVELLQNKVTSFIHRMVDTLGASVIPYLPKALEKLLAETEPKQMSGFLLLLNQLICKFNVLVRDILEEIFPSVADRIFSVIPREGLPSGLDTVTEEIRELQELQRTLYTFLHVITTHDLSTVFISPKCKVYLDPVMQLLFYSSCNHKDFLIRKACVQIFIRLTKDWCAQPYEEKVPGFRSFVIETFATNCCLYSVLDRSFDFRDANTD from the exons ATGGATGACTTGGAGAAAGGAATTCTTATCATGTTTGATGAATCGGGAGCCATAGATCATGAATTGAAGAAAAAAGCTAAAACTTATTGCAGCGATATCAAGGAGAAACCATCGGTTTGTAGATTATGCATTGAAAAATTATGCTGTTCAAATCTTGTTCAAGTCCAATTCTGGTGCCTACAGACTTTGCATGAACTCATTCAGACACGATACTCAACAATAACCCCCGATGAGAAGAACGTCATCAGGGGTACTGTGTTTTCAATTGTCTGTCTCGAAGACAAGAACCCTACTAGGGTTTTAGATGGCCCTGCATTTATAAAAAATAAGCTTGCACAGGTTTTGATAGCTTTAATTTACTTCGAGTACCCCTTGATTTGGTCatctgtttttcttgattttttaCCCCATCTGCGCAAGGGGAACTTGGTCATAGACATGTTCTGTAGAGTTTTGAATGCTCTTGATGATGAATTAATTAGTCTCGACTACCCTAGAACCCCCGAGGAGTTGACCGTTGCTTGTAGGGTTAAAGATGCAATCAGGCAGCAGTGTGTATCCGATGTAGTGAGAGCTTGGTATGACATTATTTCTATGTACCGTAATTCTGATCAAGAGCTATGTGCCGTTGTTTTAGATTCCATGAGAAGGTATATTTCTTGGATTGACATCGGGTTGATCTACAATGATGTTTTTGTCCCTTTgttatttgatttgattttggTTGGTGCCCCATCTGATCAGCTCCAAGGTTCTGCAATCAGATGTTTGTTAGCGGTAGTTTCTAAGCGAATGGAGCCCCAATCAAAACTGTCGTTGTTGCAAAGCCTTCAAATTAGTCGTGTGTTTAGGTTGGTGACCGAGGATGGCAATGCTGACCTGGTTCCTGACATAGCTGCATTGCTTTCTGGGTATGCTGTGGAGGCCTTGGATTGCTTTAAACGTATAACTTCTGAGGAAGCTAAAGGAATTTCCATGGAGCTTTTGAATGAAGTTCTACCATCTGTTTTCTATATAATGAAGAATTTTGAGGTTGATGCTACGTTTAATATCGTTCAGTTTCTATCCGGTTATGTTTCTACGTTGAAGAGCCTTACTCCTTTGAGCGAGAAGCATATACTTCATGTGGGGCAGATATTGGAAGTAATCCTTGGTCTTATCCGTTATGACCCTGAATACCGTAACAATCTCGATGTGATGGACAAAATTGGACGAGAGGAGGAAGATAGGATGTCAGAGTACAGAAAGGATTTGTTTGTTCTACTTCGTACTGTGGGCCGAGTTGCCCCTAATGTAACTCAGTTGTTTATCAGAAATTCGTTAGCAAGTGCCATTTCAAGATCATCAGATAGCAATGTGGAGGAGGTGGAAGGGGCACTTTCTCTTCTGTATGCACTTGGAGAATCCTTGAGTGAGGAAGCCATAAGGACTGGGAGTGGATTGTTGAGTGAGCTGTTGCTTATGCTTCTATCAACAAAGTTTCCTTGTCATTCCAATAGGCTAGTTGCTCTTGTTTACTTGGAGACAGTGACAAGATATGTTAAGTTTATTCAGGACAATACTCAATGCATTCCTATTGTTTTGTCTCCCTTTCTTGATGAAAGGGGCATACATCATCCAAATATTAGTGTAAGCCGCAGGGCCAGTTATTTGTTTATGAGGGTTGTGAAATTGCTGAAGGTGAAGTTGGTGCCTTTCATTGCGGTGATTTTGCAG AGCCTACCTGATACAGTTGCGCGGTTCACTACTACGAATTATACAACAGAAGAGCTATCAGGGTCAGAAGATGGTAGCCACATTTTTGAG GCAATTGGGTTATTGATTGGAATGGAAGATGTCCCACCTGAAAAACAATCTGATTATCTATCTTCTTTGCTCAGTCCTCTATGTCAGCAG GTTGAGGCACTGCTGAGAAATGCTGAATTGTTAAGTTATGAGGAGACTAATGCCAGAATTGCTGTAATCCAGCAAATTATCATGGCAATTAATTCTCTCAGCAAG GGCTTCAGCGAGCGTCTTGTAACCGCTAGTCGCCCCGCAATTGGAAACATGTTTAAGCAG ACATTAGATGTACTTCTCCATGTTCTTGTTATATTTCCACGAGTAGAGCTTCTGCAAAACAAG GTCACATCATTTATACACCGCATGGTGGATACACTAGGAGCATCTGTCATTCCTTACCTTCCAAAGGCACTTGAGAAGTTACTTGCAGAAACTGAG CCAAAGCAAATGTCTGGTTTTCTTTTGTTGCTCAATCAACTCATCTGCAAGTTCAATGTTTTGGTGCGTGACATTTTGGAGGAAATATTTCCATCTGTCGCTGATCGAATATTTAGTGTTATTCCAAGAGAGGGATTGCCTTCAGGTCTGGATACAGTCACTGAG GAAATTCGTGAATTGCAAGAACTTCAACGAACATTGTATACATTTCTTCATGTGATTACTACACATGATCTGTCAACTGTATTTATTTCCCCAAAATGTAAAGTATACCTGGATCCAGTGATGCAATTGCTTTTTTACTCCTCGTGTAATCATAAGGATTTTCTTATAAGAAAG GCATGTGTGCAGATTTTTATTAGATTAACTAAAGATTGGTGTGCCCAGCCATATGAAGAAAAG GTTCCTGGTTTCCGGAGTTTTGTGATCGAAACGTTTGCTACAAACTGCTGTTTGTACAGTGTGCTGGACAGATCTTTTGATTTCCGTGATGCAAATACT GACTAG